Proteins encoded by one window of Sphingomonas ginkgonis:
- a CDS encoding SPOR domain-containing protein — MTTPLRAALSALAVSTVLAGCAGPGSRQPQSASADGSRIGLATRAQAALMSGNGAAAVDLAEQAVAGKPDNAQFRALLGSSYMAAGRFASAEAAFRDSLSLDPSDSSVAMKLALSLVAEGKKDQALGLLDQLRSSGDAADVGLAMALAGQPGNAVAVLQEAAAQPGADARVRQNLALAHGLAGDWAQARVVAAQDLPAAALDSRLQQWMGFAHPATTASQVASLIGVTPAASDPGQPVRLALTQPASPVRLAQAAPVAAAPADVAAPVAVTDNSTVLPLPAPAAVAAAAPMPDIATAAPRAIAPAPVVQAAAEPYVQVRKLGRAFRPASYTPKGALLRPAVMPRLSPQGGAVVQLGAYGSPDRVAAAWNAAARRYPSLKRYQPASARFSGPRGTVYRLSLSGFPSEGAALRLCGSLRSAGGSCFVRRVAGDAPVQMASR; from the coding sequence ATGACCACGCCGCTGCGCGCTGCGCTCTCCGCCCTTGCCGTCTCGACTGTGCTGGCGGGTTGCGCCGGGCCGGGGAGCCGGCAGCCCCAGAGCGCGTCGGCGGATGGATCCAGGATCGGGCTTGCGACCCGGGCGCAGGCCGCGCTGATGAGCGGGAACGGTGCCGCGGCGGTCGACCTCGCCGAACAGGCGGTCGCCGGCAAGCCGGACAATGCCCAGTTCCGGGCGCTGCTCGGCAGCAGCTACATGGCGGCAGGCCGCTTCGCTTCGGCCGAAGCCGCCTTCCGCGACTCCCTCAGCCTCGATCCCAGCGACTCCTCGGTCGCAATGAAGCTGGCGCTCAGCCTCGTCGCCGAAGGCAAGAAGGACCAGGCGCTCGGCCTGCTCGACCAGCTCCGCAGCAGCGGCGATGCCGCCGACGTCGGGCTGGCGATGGCGCTGGCCGGGCAGCCGGGCAACGCCGTCGCGGTGCTCCAGGAAGCGGCCGCCCAGCCGGGCGCCGATGCCCGGGTCCGCCAAAACCTCGCGCTGGCCCACGGCCTCGCCGGAGACTGGGCGCAGGCCCGCGTCGTCGCGGCGCAGGACCTGCCCGCCGCGGCGCTCGACAGCCGGCTCCAGCAATGGATGGGGTTCGCGCATCCGGCCACCACGGCTTCGCAGGTCGCCTCGCTGATCGGAGTCACGCCCGCGGCCAGCGATCCGGGCCAGCCGGTGCGCCTCGCGCTCACCCAGCCGGCAAGCCCGGTCCGCCTCGCGCAGGCCGCGCCGGTCGCGGCAGCGCCCGCTGACGTGGCGGCGCCGGTCGCCGTCACTGACAATTCCACCGTTCTGCCGCTGCCGGCCCCGGCTGCCGTCGCGGCGGCGGCTCCGATGCCCGACATCGCCACCGCCGCGCCGCGCGCCATCGCGCCCGCGCCGGTCGTGCAGGCCGCCGCAGAGCCCTACGTCCAGGTCCGCAAGCTCGGTCGTGCCTTCCGCCCGGCGAGCTATACGCCGAAGGGCGCGCTGCTGCGCCCGGCAGTCATGCCGCGTCTCTCGCCGCAGGGTGGCGCGGTCGTTCAGCTCGGCGCCTATGGCTCGCCCGATCGGGTCGCCGCCGCCTGGAACGCGGCCGCTCGCCGCTATCCCAGCCTCAAGCGCTACCAGCCGGCCAGCGCGAGGTTCAGCGGTCCGCGCGGGACCGTCTATCGCCTGTCGCTCAGCGGCTTTCCCAGCGAGGGCGCCGCGCTCCGGCTGTGCGGGTCGCTCCGCTCAGCCGGCGGATCCTGCTTCGTCCGCCGGGTGGCAGGCGACGCGCCGGTCCAGATGGCGTCGCGCTGA
- a CDS encoding aspartate carbamoyltransferase catalytic subunit yields MHLLSIDSLDDEQIAALLDRADQFAAANRRRESSTQLAGRTVFNVFYENSTRTAMSFATAAARLGAQPLTLSVEHSSVKKGETLEDTARTLNAMRPDALVLRHREDGAVATVAALMDCPVINAGDGTNEHPTQALLDALTLRQQFGSLDGVTVAILGDVRHSRVARSNAKLLPRLGANVRLAGPPGLEPAGSTLSIDEALEGADAVMMLRIQRERLDEELGDAPGEYLSRYGLTFGRLAIARPEAVVLHPGPMNRGVEIADEVADLQDRSLILRQVENGVAMRMACLELLIG; encoded by the coding sequence GTGCACCTTCTTTCCATCGACTCGCTCGACGACGAGCAGATCGCCGCCCTGCTCGACCGGGCGGACCAGTTCGCCGCCGCCAACCGCCGCCGCGAGAGCAGCACCCAGCTTGCCGGGCGCACCGTGTTCAACGTCTTCTACGAGAACAGCACTCGCACCGCGATGAGCTTCGCGACCGCCGCGGCACGGCTCGGCGCGCAGCCGCTGACGCTGTCGGTCGAGCATTCGAGCGTCAAGAAGGGTGAGACGCTGGAGGACACCGCGCGGACGCTCAACGCGATGCGCCCCGATGCGCTGGTGCTCCGCCACCGCGAGGACGGCGCGGTCGCCACTGTCGCGGCGCTGATGGACTGCCCGGTGATCAACGCGGGCGACGGGACCAACGAGCATCCCACCCAGGCTTTGCTCGACGCGTTGACACTTCGCCAGCAGTTCGGCTCGCTGGACGGGGTGACCGTCGCCATCCTAGGCGACGTCCGTCACAGCCGGGTCGCGCGTTCCAACGCCAAGCTGCTGCCTCGGCTGGGTGCGAACGTCCGACTGGCCGGGCCGCCCGGGCTGGAGCCGGCGGGCTCGACCCTGTCGATCGACGAAGCGCTCGAGGGCGCCGACGCGGTGATGATGCTGCGGATCCAACGCGAGCGGCTCGACGAGGAGCTCGGCGACGCGCCGGGCGAATATCTGTCGCGCTATGGCCTGACCTTCGGCCGGCTGGCGATCGCCCGGCCGGAGGCGGTCGTCCTCCACCCCGGCCCGATGAATCGCGGCGTCGAGATCGCCGACGAGGTTGCCGACCTGCAGGACCGCTCGCTCATCCTCCGCCAGGTGGAGAATGGCGTGGCGATGCGGATGGCCTGCCTCGAACTGCTGATCGGCTAG
- the ruvX gene encoding Holliday junction resolvase RuvX yields the protein MITASTADFADRLPGGGKLAGLDVGTKTIGLALCDAQWSFAGPAETIRRTKFTRDLEALTAFIRTHGIAGLVVGLPLNMDGTDSPRTQSVRAFARNLAPLGLPVLLWDERWSTQAVERAMIAADVSRAKRAEQVDRLAAAHILQGAIDALVNLPRPV from the coding sequence CTGATCACTGCCTCGACCGCCGACTTCGCCGACCGGCTTCCCGGTGGCGGCAAGCTCGCCGGGCTCGACGTCGGGACCAAGACCATCGGTCTCGCCCTGTGCGATGCGCAATGGAGCTTCGCCGGCCCCGCCGAGACGATCCGCCGGACCAAGTTCACCCGCGACCTGGAGGCGCTGACCGCCTTCATCCGCACGCACGGGATCGCCGGGCTGGTCGTCGGCCTGCCGCTCAACATGGACGGCACCGACAGCCCGCGTACCCAGTCCGTCCGCGCATTCGCCCGCAACCTCGCCCCGCTCGGCCTGCCCGTGCTGCTGTGGGACGAGCGCTGGTCGACCCAGGCGGTCGAGCGGGCGATGATCGCCGCCGACGTCAGCCGGGCCAAGCGCGCGGAGCAAGTCGACCGCCTCGCCGCCGCGCATATCCTGCAGGGCGCGATCGACGCGCTGGTCAACCTGCCGCGGCCGGTCTAG